Proteins encoded together in one Pectinophora gossypiella chromosome 20, ilPecGoss1.1, whole genome shotgun sequence window:
- the LOC126376056 gene encoding pupal cuticle protein-like encodes MKFMIVAACLALACGAHANGGWTGPPANIALSQDGRNILDTPEVAQARAAHISALQRASQNNPNPNDDGSYNPAWDNEEYWQRADQNKWNAPAPQWNAAPAQSWNAAPAQSWNAPAPAWNAAGPAPPPVAETPEVAQARAAHLAALSAAKSAAPAQQQWNAPASQQWNAPAPQQWNAPQQQWNAPAPQWNGAPSWQSNGAHQAANIQLARDGSGILDTPEVAAARAAHLAAHQQVAHNAPPAHPQQHW; translated from the coding sequence ATTGTTGCAGCTTGCTTGGCGCTGGCGTGCGGAGCCCACGCTAACGGTGGCTGGACCGGCCCTCCGGCCAACATCGCCCTGTCACAGGACGGCCGCAACATCCTCGACACACCCGAGGTGGCGCAGGCCCGCGCCGCACACATCTCAGCCCTGCAGCGCGCCTCACAGAACAACCCCAACCCCAACGACGACGGCTCCTACAACCCCGCTTGGGACAACGAGGAGTACTGGCAGCGCGCCGACCAGAACAAGTGGAACGCGCCCGCTCCCCAGTGGAACGCTGCTCCCGCTCAGTCCTGGAACGCCGCCCCCGCTCAGTCCTGGAACGCCCCCGCCCCCGCGTGGAACGCCGCCGGCCCCGCCCCCCCCCCCGTCGCCGAGACCCCTGAGGTCGCTCAGGCCCGCGCCGCTCACCTCGCCGCCTTGAGCGCCGCCAAGTCCGCCGCCCCCGCCCAGCAGCAGTGGAACGCGCCTGCTTCCCAGCAATGGAACGCCCCCGCTCCTCAACAGTGGAACGCTCCCCAGCAGCAGTGGAACGCCCCCGCTCCCCAGTGGAACGGCGCTCCCTCGTGGCAGAGCAACGGCGCCCACCAGGCGGCCAACATCCAGCTGGCGCGTGACGGCTCCGGCATCCTCGACACACCTGAAGtagcggcggcgcgcgcggctcACCTCGCGGCGCACCAGCAGGTCGCACACAACGCGCCCCCCGCACACCCCCAGCAGCACTGGTGA
- the LOC126376392 gene encoding pickpocket protein 28-like: MSYPNTEGIRPRKNPADTFRKQNYWNTQVKPDPPPWYVWDHKLPMTRSRSESNMMGVKSQTIPIYTTEEFRKDLREYLMTSTLHGLRYIGEKKLTWFERFFWLTAFCCSLVCAAFFILNIYNKWRLSPMIVSVNPENIPLTSLPFPAITICNVNQAKKTVAERYKHFGDLVDIKLLESLCVDEDQAADIFEDDVAGSADWDHTRQFLINVTQPCNEMLLDCTWNSKSMSCQDLFNAQLTDEGLCCTFNAVHRDYMFRDPKNINDMNITFPSPSVDWTPEGGYPPDSPPDGFPWRPKGVGTHHGLSLVVDANVAEYYCASTKSAGFKILLHNPTETPKIANLGEIYGAGIEARVAIQPRILDAQSALNTIDIRKRLCWFSSEKTLAFFRTYTMRNCEMECEAKQMLELCECVLYYMPKNRTTRVCGKADAKCYSSVWKNTSLAQDRLCEDCMPSCSELSYTERISSAALSERLVEQLAKQLNHRTADYFKKNMLVVHFYFEDGKFQRFTKGEIFGLTEFLSNTGGLLGLCMGFSVMSAVELLYFCTLRALCLASRRRPRPFTK, translated from the exons ATGTCTTACCCAAATACAGAGGGAATACGACCTCGAAAGAACCCTGCTGATACTTTTAGAAAG CAAAACTACTGGAATACCCAAGTGAAACCAGACCCGCCGCCGTGGTATGTCTGGGACCACAAGTTACCTATGACCAGGAGTCGTAGTGAG TCAAACATGATGGGCGTGAAATCACAAACAATCCCGATATACACCACGGAAGAGTTCCGTAAAGACCTGCGAGAATATCTGATGACGTCCACTTTGCATGGACTCCGGTACATTGGAGAGAAAAAGCTCACGTGGTTCGAAAG ATTTTTCTGGCTAACGGCATTCTGTTGCTCACTGGTATGCGCTGCCTTCTTCATCCTGAACATCTACAACAAATGGCGGTTATCGCCGATGATAGTGAGCGTCAACCCTGAGAACATTCCTCTGACCAGCTTGCCATTCCCAGCCATCACCATCTGCAACGTCAACCAAGCGAAGAAGACCGTTGCTGAACGTTATAAACACTTTGG aGATCTTGTGGATATAAAGCTCCTAGAAAGCCTGTGTGTTGATGAAGATCAGGCTGCAGACATCTTCGAAGATGACGTCGCAGGGTCCGCCGACTGGGACCACACACGACAATTTCTGATAAAT GTAACCCAACCGTGCAACGAGATGCTGCTAGACTGTACGTGGAACTCGAAGTCAATGAGCTGCCAGGACCTGTTCAACGCGCAACTGACTGACGAAGGATTGTGCTGCACCTTCAACGCTGTGCACAGGGACTACATGTTCAGGGACCC aaaaaacataaatgacATGAACATCACTTTTCCTTCGCCCTCTGTGGATTGGACGCCCGAAGGGGGATATCCACCTGATTCACCACCGGATGGATTTCCCTGGAGACCAAAAG gGGTTGGTACTCACCACGGGTTATCATTGGTAGTGGACGCCAACGTGGCTGAATACTACTGTGCTTCAACAAAGAGTGCAGGATTTAAG ATCCTGCTTCATAATCCAACAGAAACACCGAAAATAGCAAATCTAGGAGAGATATACGGAGCAGGCATAGAAGCTCGCGTGGCCATACAACCTCGTATTTTGGACGCTCAATCTGCTCTAAATACAATTGATATAAGGAAGAGGCTGTGTTGGTTCTCTAGTGAAAAGACATTGGCGTTTTTCAG GACTTACACTATGCGGAACTGTGAAATGGAATGCGAAGCCAAACAGATGTTGGAACTTTGCGAATGCGTTCTGTATTATATGCCCA AAAATAGAACCACGCGTGTTTGTGGCAAAGCAGATGCAAAGTGCTACTCTAGCGTATGGAAAAATACTAGCCTGG CACAAGATCGCCTGTGCGAGGACTGCATGCCGTCATGCTCGGAGTTGTCCTACACGGAGCGTATCAGCAGCGCGGCGCTCAGCGAGCGGCTCGTGGAGCAGTTGGCCAAGCAGCTCAACCATCGGACTGCTGACTATTTCAA aaaaaacaTGTTAGTCGTACATTTCTACTTCGAAGATGGTAAATTCCAGAGATTCACCAAGGGAGAGATTTTTGGACTCACGGAGTTTCTTT CTAACACGGGAGGCTTGCTAGGGCTATGCATGGGCTTCAGCGTGATGAGTGCGGTGGAGCTGCTCTACTTCTGTACCCTGCGGGCGCTTTGTCTGGCGAGCCGACGGCGACCACGACCCTTTACTAAATAA
- the LOC126376079 gene encoding mediator of RNA polymerase II transcription subunit 31, which yields MMAAKVMPETEEQNRIRFQVELEFVQCLANPNYIHFLAQRGYLKEQTVVNYLKYLQYWREPEYARYLKYPMCLHFLELLQHEAFRRECVSAQVCKFMDDQAILLWQHYTRRRTRTLQPPDAPAPAAPNAPPTQGPPRHQT from the exons ATGATGGCCGCAAAAG TTATGCCGGAGACGGAGGAGCAGAATAGAATaagatttcaagtggaattggAATTTGTTCAGTGTTTAGCTAATCCCAATTATATACATT TTCTAGCACAGCGCGGCTACCTGAAGGAGCAGACGGTGGTTAACTACCTCAAGTACCTGCAGTACTGGCGCGAGCCGGAGTATGCGCGCTACCTCAAGTATCCCATGTGTCTGCACTTCCTTGAGCTGTTGCAACACGAAGCTTTCAGAAGAGAATGTGTCTCTGCACAG GTTTGCAAATTCATGGATGACCAGGCAATTTTACTGTGGCAACACTACACGAGGCGTCGCACGCGCACGCTGCAGCCGCCggatgcgcccgcgccggccgctCCCAACGCGCCGCCGACGCAGGGACCGCCGCGCCACCAGACATAG
- the LOC126376053 gene encoding synaptosomal-associated protein 29, producing the protein MSGHKYISNPSNLFEDDDVDDDTFVNSYRSRIPPPQPRPSAPAYGGHIGELERQKQQMLQRQREIEQRTLDSSARSVGLLRESEQIGIATAEELSRQREQLENTNKRLDEINTNLNYSQKHLNGIKSVFYGLKNYISGKSDQTPPSRSQASPDTRSTSGGPSGSRLQDSIDNYSRGITSDDRFNAHPSARLRGIDEQSMAEPVSDSQRINKLLDDNLDEMVQAIHRLKDLGCELGKEIDTQNELIDTIQDKAEGADLKIGKQNKQMNKLLGK; encoded by the coding sequence ATGTCAGGACATAAGTACATTAGCAACCCGAGCAACTTATTCGAGGATGACGATGTCGACGACGATACTTTCGTCAATAGTTACAGATCGAGAATTCCTCCACCACAGCCCAGACCCAGCGCCCCAGCCTATGGCGGACACATAGGGGAACTAGAAAGACAAAAACAACAGATGCTGCAAAGACAACGCGAAATAGAACAACGAACTTTGGATTCATCCGCAAGAAGTGTCGGTTTGCTACGCGAGTCTGAGCAGATCGGAATTGCCACGGCCGAGGAACTCTCACGTCAGCGAGAACAGTtagaaaacacaaacaaaagaCTTGATGAAATAAACACAAATCTCAATTACAGTCAAAAACATCTAAATGGGATAAAGTCTGTGTTTTATGGACTGAAAAATTACATTTCGGGAAAATCAGACCAAACGCCGCCTTCTCGCAGCCAGGCGTCGCCTGACACGCGCAGCACGTCGGGGGGCCCAAGTGGTAGCAGGTTGCAGGACAGTATAGACAACTACTCCCGTGGCATCACCAGCGATGATCGTTTTAATGCCCATCCTTCAGCCCGTCTGCGCGGCATTGACGAGCAGTCCATGGCAGAGCCTGTCTCGGACAGCCAGCGCATCAATAAACTGTTAGATGACAACCTGGATGAGATGGTGCAGGCTATACACAGACTGAAAGATCTTGGATGTGAGCTTGGCAAAGAAATTGATACACAGAATGAGCTTATAGACACAATACAGGACAAGGCAGAGGGGGCAGATCTCAAAATTGGCAAACAGAACAAGCAGATGAATAAGCTTCTGGGCAAATAG
- the LOC126376022 gene encoding zinc finger protein 782-like, which produces MEFTSLIFPFTKNICRTCLVESDTNMFMNIQDVIEHEMHKIKIIDILVFLNCLENNDEENWPQGMCATCVSTALLAYNFKLNCLKVNSTLSQLTTETSPNLQRSDIDSIDINVVYQDHEYDVPLFNHSSLDIESNLPENKELTPLPPVSEITAAEQPPRKEGDKRYACTLCSKSFTRIYGLRYHMAKHSDVRKYLCSKCGKAFHTANGLRQHLISHKEIAQFKCGFCNKTYKSRQSLKEHFRLAHSSNHRHFVCVTCGKRYTAKSTLMMHMNTHSGEKKFACPHCPKTYTRASYLRAHTLVHTGQARPRPFLCNYINCDRSFSTKHSLLVHIAHTHKTERPHKCDTCLKGFATASGLKDHMDSHNNTELYCNYCSKKFANKRVLQKHIKIHDVDAKDMILEVVVDNVFFDQAY; this is translated from the exons ATGGAGTTCACAAGTTTAATTTTTCCATTCACTAAAAACATCTGCCGGACATGCCTCGTAGAATCTGACACAAATATGTTTATGAACATACAAGATGTGATTGAACACGAGatgcataaaattaaaataattgatattttggtatttttaaattgtttagaG AATAATGATGAAGagaatt ggCCTCAGGGTATGTGCGCAACGTGCGTGTCGACCGCTCTTCTGGCGTACAACTTCAAGCTTAATTGTCTTAAAGTTAACTCTACTCTTTCACAACTGACTACTGAAACTTCACCCAACTTGCAGAGGTCTGACATTGATTCAATTGATATAAATGTGGTTTACCAGGATCATGAATATGATGTGCCACTGTTTAACCATTCCTCTCTGGACATTGAATCTAATCTTCCTGAGAATAAAGAATTGACTCCTCTACCACCAGTCTCTGAAATCACAGCAGCAGAGCAGCCACCCAGGAAGGAAGGAGATAAAAGATATGCCTGTACTTTGTGCTCAAAATCCTTCACAAGGATCTATGGGCTGCGGTATCATATGGCTAAACATTCTGATGTTCGTAAATACTTGTGTTCTAAATGTGGCAAAGCATTTCACACTGCTAATGGACTCAGGCAGCATTTGATTTCGCACAAAGAGATTGCACAGTTTAAATGTGGCTTCTGCAATAAGACTTACAAGTCAAGACAATCTCTGAAGGAGCATTTCCGGTTGGCACACTCCAGCAACCATAGACATTTTGTGTGTGTAACTTGTGGTAAGCGTTATACAGCAAAGTCAACCTTGATGATGCACATGAATACCCACAGTGGAGAGAAAAAGTTTGCTTGTCCACATTGCCCTAAGACTTACACTAGAGCTTCATACTTGAGGGCTCACACCCTGGTGCATACTGGTCAGGCGAGACCTAGGCCATTCCTCTGCAATTACATAAACTGTGATAGAAGTTTTTCTACAAAACATTCACTCTTGGTACATATTGCACACACACATAAGACCGAGAGACCTCATAAATGTGATACATGTTTGAAAGGCTTTGCTACTGCCTCTGGTCTGAAGGATCACATGGATTCCCACAACAACACAGAGTTGTACTGCAATTATTGCTCCAAGAAATTTGCTAATAAAAGAGTTCTACAGAAACACATTAAAATTCATGATGTGGATGCAAAAGACATGATACTGGAAGTTGTGGTTGATAATGTATTCTTTGATCAGGCGTACTAA
- the LOC126375992 gene encoding eukaryotic translation initiation factor 3 subunit C produces the protein MSRFFATGTDSESESSSEEEQVVRPAAPVYTFSDDEEETKRIVRSNKEKRYEELEGIIHSLRNHRKIKDFSSALASFEELQKAYTRAAPVVQKEENGIAPRFFVRALVELDDWVVNAWQDRDSRKTLSKGNSKALTSLRQKLRKYTKEFEAEISKFRENPDLPDEDDERKDTSSSDESDDEDKVKEKPRVRRSPEPPRRPPPQEDDSSDSMDWGSSSSDSSSSSDDEARGVTNLRERFLKRTTEKEEDEEKADRRKARRAERRERTGKISKKDQADDGGEWETVRKGAATSDKPKMFAKDSDIDAALVVKKLGEISAARGRKRTDRRAQLELLHELRTVAAQHNLGEALQLKLRAATVAALFDYNPKVSDAMKPEYWSRLVENVDQMVTILLAHEDMVLSESFTEENEQLVTAPFKVRGCVLTALERLDDEFTKLLKECDPHSNEYVERLKDEVRVSALIDRVCQVVERDGSPQEICRAYLRKIDHLYYKFDPRAVRKDLPPGEETSIKKMERLCKYIYAHDETDRLRTRAILCHIYHHALHDNWFQARDLLLMSHLQETVQHSDPSTQILYNRTMANLGLCAFRRGNVKEAHGCLAELMMTGKPKELLAQGLLPQRQHERSKEQEKIEKQRQMPFHMHINLELLECVYLVSAMLIEIPYMAAHEFDARRRMISKTFYQNLRASERQALVGPPESMREHAVAAARAMRRGDWRACLNFIVNEKMNAKVWDLMVGADNVRAMLGRLIREESLRTYLFTYAHVYASLSLRSLADMFELPRQRVHSLVSKMIINEELLASLDDPSECAILHRSEPTRMQALALQLADKVGNLVDSNERIFEKQGSFFQRGGGGRGEGRQRERPREGWNRRQRNRRRDDERTHDD, from the exons ATGAGTCGGTTTTTCGCCACCGGGACAGACTCCGAGTCTGAAAGCTCCAGCGAGGAGGAGCAGGTAGTGCGCCCCGCAGCACCCGTCTACACG TTCAGTGATGATGAGGAGGAAACAAAGCGTATAGTCCGCTCCAATAAAGAGAAACGCTATGAAGAGCTAGAGGGCATCATCCACTCTTTGCGCAACCACCGCAAGATCAAGGATTTCTCATCAGCCCTAGCATCATTTGAAGAGTTACAAAAAGCTTATACTAGAGCTGCCCCTGTTGTTCAGAAGGAAGAGAATGGCATTGCACCACGGTTCTTTGTCAGAGCTCTAGTAGAACTTGATGACTGGGTGGTCAATGCTTGGCAGGACCGTGATAGTAGGAAGACCCTTTCAAAGGGAAACAGCAAAGCTCTGACATCCTTAAGACAGAAGTTGAGGAAGTACACTAAGGAATTTGAAGCAGAGATTTCTAAATTCCGTGAAAACCCAGACCTGCCTGATGAGGATGATGAGAGAAAAG ATACTTCATCATCAGATGAGTCAGATGACGAAGACAAAGTCAAGGAGAAACCGCGCGTGCGGCGCTCGCCTGAACCGCCTCGTAGGCCTCCGCCCCAGGAAGACGACTCCTCTGACTCTATGGACTGGGGATCCTCATCCTCAGACTCTAGTTCAAGCTCAGATGACGAGGCCCGTGGAGTGACCAACCTTCGTGAACGGTTCTTGAAGAGGACCACTGAGAAGGAAGAGGATGAAGAGAAGGCGGACAGGCGAAAAGCCAGGAGGGCTGAACGCCGTGAGAGGACCGGCAAGATCAGTAAGAAGGACCAGGCTGATGATGGCGGTGAGTGGGAGACTGTCAGGAAGGGTGCAGCTACTTCTGACAAACCCAAGATGTTTGCTAAG GATAGCGACATCGACGCGGCTCTGGTAGTGAAAAAGCTGGGCGAGATCAGCGCAGCGCGTGGCCGCAAGCGCACGGACCGACGTGCGCAGCTAGAGCTGCTGCACGAGCTGCGCACCGTGGCCGCGCAGCACAACCTCGGCGAGGCGCTGCAACTCAAGCTCCGCGCCGCCACCGTCGCCGCTCTCTTCGACTACAATCCTAAAGTCTCCGATGCCATGAAGCCAGAATACTGGTCCAGACTTGTTGAGAATGTAGACCAAATGGTCACCATCCTTCTGGCCCACGAAGACATGGTGCTGAGCGAAAGCTTCACTGAAGAAAATGAACAGCTTGTGACTGCACCGTTCAAAGTTCGCGGCTGCGTGCTCACGGCCCTGGAGCGGCTGGATGACGAGTTCACTAAACTGTTGAAGGAGTGTGATCCTCACTCCAATGAATATGTTGAGAGGTTGAAGGATGAAGTTCGAGTTTCTGCACTGATTGATCGCGTGTGCCAGGTCGTCGAGCGTGATGGCAGCCCGCAAGAGATTTGCCGCGCGTATCTGCGTAAAATAGACCATTTGTATTACAAGTTTGATCCCCGTGCGGTAAGGAAGGATCTACCGCCGGGTGAAGAAACCAGCATCAAGAAGATGGAGCGACTCTGCAAGTATATCTATGCTCACGACGAGACCGACCGTCTGAGGACCCGCGCCATTCTGTGCCACATCTACCACCACGCCTTGCATGACAACTGGTTCCAGGCCCGCGACCTCCTGCTCATGTCTCATCTCCAGGAGACGGTGCAGCACTCAGACCCCAGCACTCAGATCTTGTACAACCGCACCATGGCCAATTTGGGTCTCTGCGCCTTCCGCCGCGGGAACGTGAAGGAAGCTCACGGCTGCCTCGCCGAGTTGATGATGACCGGCAAGCCTAAAGAGCTGCTCGCTCAGGGACTGTTGCCTCAGCGGCAACACGAGCGTTCCAAAGAACAGGAAAAGATTGAGAAGCAGCGTCAAATGCCATTCCACATGCATATAAACCTGGAGTTGTTGGAGTGCGTGTATTTAGTGTCAGCGATGCTGATTGAGATTCCGTACATGGCGGCTCATGAATTCGACGCTCGCCGCCGAATGATCAGTAAGACTTTCTACCAGAACCTGCGCGCGAGCGAGCGCCAGGCGCTGGTGGGACCGCCGGAGTCCATGCGAGAACATGCGGTGGCCGCCGCCAGGGCCATGCGCCGCGGCGACTGGAGGGCGTGCCTCAACTTCATTGTCAACGAAAAAATGAATGCTAAG gtTTGGGACTTGATGGTGGGTGCAGACAACGTACGCGCGATGTTAGGCCGCCTCATCCGCGAAGAGTCTCTGCGTACATATCTGTTCACGTACGCCCACGTGTATGCTTCACTGTCACTCCGGTCCCTGGCCGATATGTTCGAGTTGCCGCGGCAACGCGTGCACTCGCTCGTGTCCAAGATGATCATCAATGAGGAGCTGCTTGCGTCACTCGACGACCCGAGTGAATGCGCAATCCTGCACCGCTCTGAACCTACCAGGATGCAAGCCCTGGCGTTGCAACTTGCTGACAAG GTTGGCAACCTGGTGGATTCCAACGAGCGTATCTTCGAGAAGCAGGGCTCGTTCttccagcgcggcggtggcggcCGCGGGGAGGGCCGGCAGCGCGAGCGACCCCGCGAGGGCTGGAACCGTCGCCAGCGCAACCGCCGCCGCGACGACGAGCGTACACATGATGATTGA
- the LOC126376077 gene encoding ubiquitin-conjugating enzyme E2 L3: MAATRRLQKELNDIRQSGLKSFRDIQVDESNILTWQGLIVPDNPPYNKGAFRIEINFPAEYPFKPPKISFKTKIYHPNIDEKGQVCLPIISAENWKPATKTDQVIQALVALVNDPEPEHPLRAELAEEFLKDRKKFLKNAEEFTKKHSEKRPTD, from the exons ATGGCTGCAACACGAAGACTTCAAAAG GAACTAAATGATATCAGACAGTCTGGATTAAAGTCTTTCAGAGACATTCAGGTGGATGAGTCAAACATTCTCACTTGGCAAGGACTTATTGTGCCC GATAATCCCCCCTACAACAAAGGTGCTTTCCGCATTGAGATCAATTTCCCAGCAGAGTACCCCTTCAAGCCTCCTAAGATAAGCTTCAAAACAAAGATTTACCATCCAAACATTGATGAGAAGGGGCAAGTGTGTCTGCCTATCATCAGTGCAGAGAACTGGAAGCCTGCTACGAAGACTGACCAAG TTATTCAAGCTCTGGTAGCGCTGGTCAACGACCCTGAGCCGGAGCACCCACTACGCGCGGAGCTCGCTGAAGAGTTCCTCAAAGACAGGaaaaagtttttgaaaaatGCAGAGGAGTTCACTAAAAAACACAGTGAAAAACGGCCTACCGACTAA